In Candidatus Binatia bacterium, the genomic stretch CACCAGAGCTAAGCAGAACCCCCCTGCGATCATCTCGGTCATCGTGCTCTTGCCCCGATTTAGTGGACAATTCCTTGAAGCTGCCTGAGCAGCGGTCCTCCCAACTTGCTCTTCATAGTCCGCCGGGCTGCAATATGCCAAGAACGAATGCAAACGATAACGGTTATAAAAGACCTCGACTCTCGGAGCCACAGCCACATACTTACCAGCTCTCGCATCTTCGTACCGGCGCAGGAAGAGGGGTGTGTTCAGGTAGTCCGCGTCTGCAGCGCGCCCAGGAGGTTGTTCGAGGTGCGAAACCGCCTCGAGTCGAGGGTGCCGAACTGGTATTCGCCGGCTTGGCCGACCTGGCGCGTGTTCAACCGAGGTAAACGCGGGCTAGTTAGCCCGGCGGACCGGCTGTGATGACGGGGGTGCAGTTGAGATGTTGACCCGCCGGGGGTGGCAGGTCAACAGAGCTCGATCTCTAGCTGCTTGAACTCACAAGGGGTCGAGATGTATTAAAGGCGCATGCAGGCAGACGTATTGACCCGCGAAAACCGGTGCGCATTGCCGGTTTCATTGAGACGCCGACTTCAAAGTAGTGTTCTGAGGACAATTTGAGCAGCACCGACTTCAGGCTCAATGGCCTCGACGAATACACCGACGACGCAATACTCACAGAAATTAGGCGTGTTGCAGCCCTTGTGTCTCCAGGGCACATGACGAAATCCCTTTTCAAGACACATGCGAACGTTGGGTATTCTACCGTCTGTAGGCATTTCGGAACCTGGCGCAATGCTTTATCAGCCGCGGGGCTCCGTCATCTGATCAACACCGCAAGACCAGTCACCGACAAAATGGTCCTCCAACTGGCAAAGGGCATGTCGGATGACGCGCTCCTGTCCATCCTCCGCGATGTCGCGCGGAAAATAGGAAGGGAATCCTTCACGGTAGAGGAATTCAATCAACATGCCCAGATCAATGCGGCCACTCTTTGCCGGCGTTTTGACGGATGGGGCACCGCCCTCCAGCGTGCGGAACTCAATCCAGCAAAGGGGCAACGACGCTACTCGGATGATGAATGTTTTGAAAACCTACTCAACGTATGGACCCACTATGGTCGTCGTCCGAAGTACGAGGAGATGCCGCAACCGCCCTCAATCATCGGTGTCCGACCCTACATCACCCGATGGGGAACATGGCGGAAGGCATTGAGAGCCTTTGTGGATCGCATCAACAATGATCTGAGCGCGAACGCGCGGGAAGAAGCCACACCATCGGGGGATCCGCAGAGCGAGTCGGTATCGAACCATCGCCATCCAGATTCCGCAAAGGCAGATTCCGAAAAACGGGCGATCAAGATCGGCATGCGATATCAAATCCTGAAGCGGGATCACTTTCGTTGCGTCATTTGCGGTCGAAGTCCGGCCACTACGCTTGGCTTGGAACTCCATGTCGATCACATCGTTCCCTTCTCAAACGGGGGCGAGTCCGTGCTGGAGAACCTGAGATCTACATGCAGCGAATGCAATCTGGGGAAAGGGTCGAAGAGAGACGAACAATAACCAGTCCCTGCACCCGACGGCGGGAGCGATGCGAGTTCTGGAAAGGACGGTGCGGTTGCCCTACCGCGGGTGAGTGGCGAGGCGGCGATGCTGTAGAAGAACCCCAAGATCACGTCGCGAGCATCCAAGAGCTCGATATAAACCCCCGAGAGGCGAAACTCGACGATTCGGCTGAAAATGCCCGAAAGTCTTGCGAGAGAGGCTCTCCGAGCGTGTGGGGGTCATCAGAACACGTGGGGGGGACAAGTCGCGACTTTGCATGAAATTCGATAGAGCTGCGTTCTCGGGGTTGTTCTACAGTGGCTCGTTAGGTCAGATCAGCTTCTTGGGGTGATGATGATGGTGAATGCGGACACGAAAGCGGTCTTCGAGGAATTGCGGAAGGACCTGACATTGGCGTCACTGCACTTCAACGTCTTCCGCACGCTTTATGCAAGCGACCCTGCTGATGTGAACCTCCTGAATGCGGTGGCGCCGGGGACGTTCTGGGTCGTCGAAGATAGTCTCCACGATTCCGTCGTCCTCCGGCTTGCTCGCCTGACCGATGCCCGAAAGACGGCTAGCCAGGAGAACCTAACCCTTGAGACCCTGATTGAAGGGGCTGAGAAAGATGGCGAGACGAGATTGGTCCAGCAGCTGCGCGACAAGTACCGGGATGTCAAGTCACGCGTCGCGCCGATTAGGAAGCTTCGTCACAAGGTGACGGGCCATACTGACAGCCCGACCCGTCGGGGTGCGGTGGCTGTACCAACTGTCCGTCTCAGTGAGCTAACCGACGCGGTCAAGAGCGTTGAGGAGTTCCTGAATGTGTTCGAGTCCGCGGTGAACGGGAGCCAAACCGTCTACGCCCTTTCGATCATGGATGGTGAAGCCGAGGTATTGCTGCGGAGACTACGCGAAGCCTTGGCCTTCAGGGAAGAAGTCTCCGACTGGCACATGCTGGGCAATCCTCAGCGACAGCGAATACGAGAGTTGCTCAAGAACGCCCAGCCGGAGGATGGGGTGAAGACCTAACGGGACAGGCTTGCGGGCCGTAGTAACGAGTATTCCGAGTTCCGGAGCGGATACAGTTGATGGCCGAAATCTCCAAGAACGCGATGTGGCGCGAACGGGTGGCGAGCCTGCAGTGCTGGATCGCATCGAGACGAATACGCACGGTCTCGATGTAGCGCCACGCGGCTTGGCCGTCGGGTGCAGAGCCGCAGCATGTAGCAGTGGTCAAGGATTATAGGGGCTGGCGTGTACAGCAACTCGGAATACTCGGACCTACGGCCCTCAGTGGCCCAACACATGAGTTCGTCACGATGGTCCGCAGCCCATTCCAGTACCAGCGGCGGCGTGGAGGCTATGAACGAGGGCAACGAAGGTGGAGTCTCGATCAAATTGCCAGCAGTTCTTGCACGGTAATCAGGATCTCCAGTTGGACGAATTGTCGTTTGAGGCGCAACTTCAAGCGCTCCAGATACTGAATCACTTGCCCTGAGGGTACCGCCCGAAAGTCCATGACGCCGAAGACCACGACGCGATCCTGGTACACCTGACCAGCCGCTTGCCACAGGCCCTGCAAAGGGAACTGTCGCTGGGTGGAGGTCACGCCACCGAACTGTCTCAGCAGCTCCGCTTGGAGCCGAACGTATCTCGACTCGCGATGGGTCGGCCGTCGTTGTACTCCAGCGGCAGGTATATCTCGATGCTTCTAACCGGCCGCGGCACGGCGCTTCCCCTGCGTCACCGCTGCAGCCGGCCGGACAATCTCGTAGGTGAACCCACGCCCGCTGAGCAGTTCGAGGTGCGCTGGCAGCACCTCGTAGATCGGATCGCTGGCGACCAGACGCACTGGAGCGAGCTCGACCATCGCGCGCCAGGCTTTTCCCCACTGGGCTTTCGGAATGCGAATGGCAATCATAACATGGTCTCCTCGGGCGGCTCTGCTCTCACGGATAGCGCCATTCCTGCCGGGGGCGCAAGTGCAGGCTCGGCCAGCTTCATATCTCCGATCTCCGAAACCGCGCGTTCACGTCGTCGAGCGGTTCGCACATCGGCACACGACGGTCCCACGGTGCAGGAGCCGTATTCCGAGTTCCGGAGCGGATGCAGTTGATGGCCGAAATCTCTAAGGACGCGACGTGGAGCGAACGGGTGACGAGCCTGCAGTGATGGATCGCATCGAGACGAATACGCACGGTCTCGATGTAGCGCCACGCGGCATGGGCGTTAGGGGCAGAGCCGCAGCCTGCAGTGGTCAAGGATTATAGGGGCTGGCGTGTACAGCAACTCGGAATACTCGGACCTACGGCCCCCAGTGGCCGCGTCCCGAACACTGGGTTGAAGAGGCCATACGTCAT encodes the following:
- a CDS encoding HNH endonuclease codes for the protein MSSTDFRLNGLDEYTDDAILTEIRRVAALVSPGHMTKSLFKTHANVGYSTVCRHFGTWRNALSAAGLRHLINTARPVTDKMVLQLAKGMSDDALLSILRDVARKIGRESFTVEEFNQHAQINAATLCRRFDGWGTALQRAELNPAKGQRRYSDDECFENLLNVWTHYGRRPKYEEMPQPPSIIGVRPYITRWGTWRKALRAFVDRINNDLSANAREEATPSGDPQSESVSNHRHPDSAKADSEKRAIKIGMRYQILKRDHFRCVICGRSPATTLGLELHVDHIVPFSNGGESVLENLRSTCSECNLGKGSKRDEQ